GTCGTCGCGCAGATCCGCGAGAAGCGGCCCGAGGTCGTGTTCGCACCGCACGTCGAGACCGCGTCCGGCATCGTGCTGCCCGACGACTACGTGCGCGCGGTGTCCGCGGCGGTCCACGAGGTCGGCGGCCTGTTCGTGCTCGACTGCGTGGCGTCGGGTGCGCTGTGGGTCGACATGGGCGACCTCGGTGTGGACGTGCTGCTCACCGCGCCGCAGAAGGGCTGGAGCGGTACACCGTGTGCGGGTTACGTGATGCTGAACGAGGCCGCGCGTGCCGCCGTGGAGGACTCCACCTCCAGCAGCTTCGCGATGGACCTGAAGAAGTGGCTGTGGATCACCGAGTCGTATGTCGAGGGCCAGACGCCCTACCACGCGACCATGCCGACGGACGGCCTCGCACACAACGCGGCCCTGATGTTGGAGGCCCGCGACCTCGGACTCGAGAAGCTGCGTGCCGCGCAGGCCGAACTTGGCACGAAGGTGCGCGCGGTGCTCGCGGAGGCGGGCTTCCGGTCCGTGGCGGCGGACGAATTCGCCTCGCCCAGCGTCGTTGTCGTCCACACCGAC
This genomic window from Flexivirga oryzae contains:
- a CDS encoding aminotransferase class V-fold PLP-dependent enzyme, translated to MNLPHDDIDPDGLLEYSVVFTDRSLNHMSQRFVRVMQDTIDVLRSTYGAHTVAIVPGGGSYGMEAIARQLATGRRALVIRNGAFSYRWSQIFDAGHITDDVTVCAARPLSDEHQAAWQPAPVDEVVAQIREKRPEVVFAPHVETASGIVLPDDYVRAVSAAVHEVGGLFVLDCVASGALWVDMGDLGVDVLLTAPQKGWSGTPCAGYVMLNEAARAAVEDSTSSSFAMDLKKWLWITESYVEGQTPYHATMPTDGLAHNAALMLEARDLGLEKLRAAQAELGTKVRAVLAEAGFRSVAADEFASPSVVVVHTDDPELKTGAKIKQVGVQVAAGVPLQCGEPADFGAFRIGLFGLDKLGDVDGTVERFKTALDELGD